A stretch of the Lolium perenne isolate Kyuss_39 chromosome 3, Kyuss_2.0, whole genome shotgun sequence genome encodes the following:
- the LOC139838240 gene encoding uncharacterized protein, which translates to MQASEILKIHTSGRNEDDFLAWHPEKFGAFTVRSAYRLALDEQLRSDGRQATSANPLGTSTDWKLIWQTPVPPKVRIFAWKLARNALATQVNMAHRKMETFATCTICGNADETTYHAMIQCPHARGLWSVMREVWNLPTEEMLFEHNPDWFMHALKRLDVDQRVFFLMTMWRVWHIHNELTHQKQPAPIEASKRFLMSYVQSLLLIEQNVVVDLEKGKQSVDQLKGFSKHGKPAEKRPHVKDKWRPPDEGVAKLNVDGAFSMDGRAGTGMIMRRSDGSVVFAACRQLNGYADALEAEIAAMEEGLALGLAWEPGPFILESDSADALMLAKEGTPNLSRHAMRIKLIRDRIREREVGLQKVSRDANGASHGLALLGRVHERSGVWLQNYQPEIAEAIKADCISPV; encoded by the coding sequence ATGCAGGCTTCAGAAATCCTGAAGATCCATACGTCTGGCAGAAATGAGGATGATTTCCTGGCCTGGCACCCAGAAAAATTTGGTGCGTTCACTGTTCGAAGTGCATACCGGCTTGCCCTTGACGAGCAACTTCGCTCTGATGGACGCCAGGCCACAAGTGCTAACCCTCTAGGAACCAGTACAGACTGGAAGTTGATTTGGCAAACTCCAGTACCACCCAAAGTCCGTAtctttgcttggaaattggcgagGAATGCGCTGGCCACCCAAGTTAATATGGCACACCGGAAGATGGAAACATTTGCAACTTGCACAATATGTGGTAATGCTGATGAAACAACTTACCATGCAATGATTCAGTGTCCACATGCTCGCGGCCTTTGGAGCGTTATGCGTGAGGTGTGGAATCTGCCAACAGAGGAGATGCTCTTTGAGCATAATCCGGACTGGTTTATGCATGCGCTCAAGCGCCTGGATGTTGATCAGAGGGTGTTCTTTCTTATGACCATGTGGAGAGTTTGGCACATACATAACGAGCTTACACATCAGAAGCAACCAGCTCCTATTGAAGCCTCAAAGCGGTTTTTGATGAGCTATGTACAATCGCTATTGTTGATCGAGCAAAATGTAGTGGTTGATCTAGAGAAGGGCAAACAGAGTGTGGACCAACTGAAAGGTTTCAGCAAGCATGGGAAACCAGCCGAGAAAAGGCCTCATGTGAAGGATAAGTGGAGGCCACCTGATGAGGGAGTTGCCAAGTTAAACGTCGATGGGGCGTTCTCGATGGATGGGCGTGCGGGGACGGGCATGATCATGAGGAGGAGTGACGGCTCCGTGGTCTTTGCAGCTTGCAGGCAGCTGAATGGGTATGCTGACGCCCTTGAAGCGGAGATAGCAGCTATGGAAGAAGGCCTGGCACTAGGCCTGGCCTGGGAACCAGGTCCTTTCATCCTTGAGTCTGACAGCGCGGACGCACTAATGCTCGCGAAGGAAGGAACCCCGAACTTGTCACGCCATGCTATGAGGATTAAATTGATTCGTGATAGAATTAGGGAAAGAGAGGTAGGTTTACAAAAGGTAAGTCGGGatgccaatggtgcaagccatggCCTCGCCTTGTTAGGGAGAGTACATGAACGATCTGGTGTTTGGCTACAGAACTACCAGCCTGAAATCGCTGAAGCGATCAAGGCTGATTGTATTTCCCCTGTTtaa